In [Clostridium] cellulosi, one genomic interval encodes:
- a CDS encoding hypothetical protein (Family membership): MLSGYFENCYGIKQFTLPNINFKKCNKAIIYAPNGVMKTSLAKVFEDISKGTATSDRIFKDAVSRYSITYYASHYEYSSSGGNAIPQSDNIYVINSFADKFEFSKETVGTLLADEGTRNQYNVLMGKLNDIITEILNKLREITGLTKPQIKIKLIEDLGLQATADWPDIMEAIRQIENKNYEFLDEILYSELFNDKTMAVYENPDFKRHITEYIDNLENLLRNSSLLNTHFTERSAEELSKSFTNHNLFEAQHKILLRNGRQVNNLAEWKELVQQELDQLYQTPTLAKTFEKLKKLFSKNAESAKVREIIVAHREIIPLLRDIATLKKQTWCNCFERLERPFMEYYKIIADFKEEIHNLYEKASAQSERWVEVVSEFNRRFRVPFTVKITNKSNFVLKDEAPNIEFEYTRGTGDSKESTVLHKEDLMVSLSMGERRALYLLYILFDLERIRKQAREGGGQYLIIADDISDSFDYKNKYAIIEYLCDLAETKGIDLLMLTHNFDFFRTVKYRCGVSRENCYIAQRNDDGIISIAEFKYQKDFFKNVIRSSIQNGNLDSDFKKKCLIASIPFYRNLAEYSGSTDDYEKLTCCLHYKTAPLDTSRLMVSDIWGVISQFLENETLKSDDEPYLQLLQNLAINILKDNDEVSLENKLVLSIAARIEIEKFMKAKIIEHEGTCPDAKDNQTREWFNKSKQYLTDDEKEIIEEINLITPESIHLNSFMYEPLIDISSWNLIEVYRKALALQASSQDS, encoded by the coding sequence ATGTTGAGTGGTTATTTTGAGAACTGTTACGGGATAAAACAGTTCACTTTACCTAATATAAATTTTAAAAAATGCAATAAAGCAATAATTTATGCGCCTAATGGTGTAATGAAGACTTCTTTGGCAAAAGTTTTTGAAGATATTTCTAAAGGAACAGCAACATCCGATCGTATTTTTAAGGATGCTGTGAGCCGTTATTCTATTACATATTATGCTTCGCACTATGAATATTCGTCATCAGGCGGTAACGCTATTCCACAGTCGGATAACATCTATGTGATAAATTCATTCGCAGATAAGTTTGAATTTAGTAAAGAGACAGTCGGCACACTTCTTGCCGATGAAGGAACTAGAAATCAATATAATGTTCTTATGGGAAAGTTGAATGACATTATTACTGAGATTTTAAATAAGCTAAGAGAAATAACTGGTCTAACTAAACCTCAAATTAAAATAAAACTGATTGAAGATCTTGGTTTACAAGCCACAGCCGATTGGCCAGATATTATGGAAGCAATTAGGCAGATAGAGAATAAGAATTATGAATTCCTGGATGAAATTCTCTATTCAGAACTATTTAATGACAAAACTATGGCTGTTTATGAAAACCCTGATTTTAAACGCCATATTACAGAATATATTGATAATCTTGAAAACCTACTTCGAAATAGCTCATTATTAAATACGCATTTTACAGAACGAAGTGCAGAAGAATTAAGTAAAAGTTTTACAAATCACAATCTGTTTGAGGCTCAACATAAGATTCTTCTTAGAAATGGGAGGCAAGTTAATAATCTTGCCGAGTGGAAGGAACTTGTACAACAAGAGCTTGACCAATTATACCAAACGCCTACACTAGCAAAAACGTTTGAAAAATTGAAAAAATTATTCTCCAAAAATGCGGAATCTGCAAAAGTTCGTGAAATTATCGTTGCGCATAGGGAAATTATTCCTTTACTCAGAGATATAGCAACATTAAAGAAACAAACATGGTGTAACTGTTTTGAACGCCTTGAAAGACCATTTATGGAATATTATAAGATAATCGCTGATTTTAAAGAAGAAATTCATAATCTATATGAAAAGGCATCAGCACAATCTGAACGTTGGGTAGAGGTAGTGAGTGAATTTAACCGAAGATTCCGCGTACCATTTACTGTAAAAATCACAAATAAGTCAAATTTTGTTTTAAAAGATGAGGCTCCAAATATTGAGTTTGAATACACTCGCGGTACTGGTGACAGCAAAGAGTCTACAGTTTTACATAAAGAAGACTTGATGGTTTCTTTAAGTATGGGTGAGCGTAGAGCACTGTATCTACTTTATATATTGTTTGATTTAGAGAGAATTAGAAAACAAGCTAGGGAAGGTGGTGGACAATACCTTATTATTGCGGATGATATTTCCGATTCCTTCGATTATAAAAACAAATATGCAATTATCGAGTACTTATGTGATCTTGCTGAAACAAAGGGAATCGATTTACTTATGCTTACACATAACTTTGATTTCTTTAGAACCGTTAAGTACAGGTGTGGTGTTAGCCGGGAAAACTGTTACATAGCTCAAAGAAATGACGATGGTATTATTAGTATAGCAGAATTTAAGTATCAAAAGGATTTCTTTAAAAATGTTATTCGTTCGTCTATTCAAAATGGTAATTTAGACAGTGACTTTAAGAAAAAATGTCTGATTGCTAGCATTCCATTTTATCGTAATTTAGCTGAATATAGCGGAAGTACTGACGATTATGAAAAACTGACATGCTGTCTCCATTATAAAACGGCACCCCTTGATACTTCACGATTGATGGTGTCGGATATATGGGGAGTTATAAGTCAATTTCTCGAAAACGAGACCCTTAAGTCTGACGATGAGCCTTATCTACAATTACTTCAAAATCTTGCAATAAATATACTTAAAGACAACGATGAAGTTTCTTTGGAGAACAAACTTGTCCTTTCAATAGCAGCAAGAATTGAGATTGAGAAATTTATGAAAGCCAAAATCATTGAGCACGAAGGGACTTGTCCTGATGCAAAAGATAATCAGACAAGAGAATGGTTTAATAAGTCGAAGCAGTATTTGACAGATGACGAAAAAGAGATCATTGAAGAAATTAACTTGATAACACCTGAGAGCATTCATCTTAATTCTTTCATGTATGAACCTTTGATCGACATTTCCTCATGGAATTTAATAGAAGTATATAGAAAAGCTCTTGCATTACAGGCAAGTAGTCAAGACAGTTAA